The Xanthomonas indica genome has a segment encoding these proteins:
- the clpA gene encoding ATP-dependent Clp protease ATP-binding subunit ClpA codes for MFSKDLEQTIGQCYKRAREARHEFMTVEHLLLALLDNPSAQAVLKACGADVDRLRSDLEQAIEASVARLADDDGRDTQPTLGFQRVLQRAVYHVQSSGKKEVSGANVLVAIFGEKDSHAVYFLNQQDITRLDIVNYLSHGIAKMGEDGEHAAPADGEPKGEAGEGEPKGDALAEYATNLNEQARNGRIDPLVGRGDEIERTIQVLCRRRKNNPLYVGEAGVGKTAIAEGLAKRIVEGSVPQVLADAVIFSLDLGALVAGTKYRGDFEKRLKGVLTSLKKVPNAVLFIDEIHTIIGAGSASGGTMDASNLIKPALSSGELRCIGSTTFQEYRGIFEKDRALARRFQKIDIVEPTVGETFEILQGLKPKYEAHHGVTYADDALQAAVDLSVKHIGDRLLPDKAIDVIDEAGARQRLLPEGQRKELIDIEEIETIVAKMARIPAKQVSATDKDVLQHLERNLKMVIFGQDPAIETLSSSIKLARSGLGNPEKPIGNFLFAGPTGVGKTEVTKQLALQLGIELVRFDMSEYMEPHSISRLIGAPPGYVGFDQGGLLTEKIVKTPHCVLLLDEVEKAHPDIFNILLQVMDRGVLTDTNGREANFKNVILVMTTNAGATQASRRSIGFTQQDHSTDAMEIIRRSFTPEFRNRLDAVVQFQPLAFSHILRVVDKFVIELEMLLQEKHVSLSATPTARDWLAQHGFDPLMGARPMARVIQDKVKRPLADELLFGKLVNGGRVTIDVRDGELVVETQAEPERLLPATVD; via the coding sequence ATGTTCAGCAAAGATCTCGAGCAGACCATCGGCCAGTGCTACAAGCGCGCCCGGGAAGCCCGTCATGAGTTCATGACGGTGGAACACCTGCTGTTGGCGCTGCTCGACAATCCCTCCGCTCAGGCCGTGCTCAAGGCCTGCGGCGCCGATGTCGACCGCCTGCGCAGCGACCTGGAACAGGCCATCGAAGCCTCGGTGGCGCGCCTGGCCGACGACGACGGCCGCGACACCCAGCCCACCCTCGGCTTCCAGCGGGTGCTGCAGCGGGCGGTCTACCACGTGCAGTCCTCGGGCAAGAAGGAGGTCAGCGGCGCCAACGTGCTGGTGGCGATCTTCGGCGAGAAGGACTCGCACGCGGTGTACTTCCTGAACCAGCAGGACATCACCCGCCTGGACATCGTCAACTACCTGTCTCACGGCATCGCCAAGATGGGCGAGGACGGCGAGCACGCCGCCCCGGCCGACGGCGAGCCCAAGGGCGAGGCGGGCGAGGGCGAGCCGAAGGGCGACGCCCTGGCCGAGTACGCCACCAATCTGAACGAGCAGGCCCGCAACGGCCGCATCGACCCGCTGGTGGGCCGTGGCGACGAGATCGAGCGCACCATCCAGGTGCTGTGCCGCCGCCGCAAGAACAATCCGCTGTACGTGGGCGAGGCCGGCGTCGGCAAGACCGCCATCGCCGAGGGCCTGGCCAAGCGCATCGTCGAGGGCAGCGTGCCCCAGGTGCTGGCCGACGCGGTGATCTTCTCGCTCGACCTGGGCGCGCTGGTCGCCGGCACCAAGTACCGCGGCGACTTCGAGAAGCGGCTGAAGGGCGTGCTGACCTCGCTGAAGAAGGTGCCCAATGCGGTGCTGTTCATCGACGAGATCCACACCATCATCGGGGCCGGTTCCGCCTCCGGCGGCACCATGGACGCGTCCAACCTGATCAAGCCGGCGCTGTCCTCGGGCGAGCTGCGCTGCATCGGTTCGACCACGTTCCAGGAATACCGCGGCATCTTCGAGAAGGACCGCGCCCTGGCGCGGCGCTTCCAGAAGATCGACATCGTCGAGCCGACCGTGGGCGAGACCTTCGAGATCCTGCAGGGCCTCAAGCCCAAGTACGAGGCGCACCACGGCGTGACCTACGCCGACGACGCGCTGCAGGCCGCGGTGGACCTGTCGGTCAAGCACATCGGCGACCGCTTGCTGCCGGACAAGGCGATCGACGTGATCGACGAGGCCGGCGCGCGCCAGCGGCTGCTGCCGGAAGGCCAGCGCAAGGAACTGATCGACATCGAGGAGATCGAGACCATCGTCGCCAAGATGGCGCGGATCCCGGCCAAGCAGGTCAGCGCCACCGACAAGGACGTGCTGCAGCACCTGGAGCGCAACCTGAAGATGGTGATCTTCGGCCAGGATCCGGCGATCGAGACGCTGTCCTCGTCGATCAAGCTGGCGCGCTCGGGCCTGGGCAATCCGGAGAAGCCGATCGGCAACTTCCTGTTCGCCGGCCCCACCGGCGTGGGCAAGACCGAGGTCACCAAGCAGTTGGCGCTGCAGCTGGGCATCGAGCTGGTGCGCTTCGACATGTCCGAGTACATGGAGCCGCATTCGATCAGCCGCCTGATCGGTGCGCCCCCGGGCTACGTCGGCTTCGACCAGGGCGGCCTGCTGACCGAGAAGATCGTCAAGACCCCACACTGCGTGCTGCTGCTGGACGAGGTGGAGAAGGCGCATCCGGATATCTTCAACATCCTGTTGCAGGTCATGGATCGCGGCGTGCTCACCGACACGAACGGGCGCGAGGCGAACTTCAAGAACGTGATCCTGGTGATGACCACCAATGCCGGTGCAACCCAGGCCTCGCGGCGCTCGATCGGCTTCACCCAGCAGGACCACTCCACCGATGCGATGGAGATCATCCGCCGCAGCTTCACCCCGGAGTTCCGCAACCGCCTGGACGCGGTGGTGCAGTTCCAGCCGCTGGCTTTCAGCCACATTCTGCGGGTGGTCGACAAGTTCGTGATCGAGCTGGAGATGCTGCTGCAGGAGAAGCATGTGTCGCTGTCGGCGACCCCGACCGCGCGCGACTGGCTGGCCCAGCACGGCTTCGACCCGCTGATGGGCGCGCGGCCGATGGCACGGGTGATCCAGGACAAGGTCAAGCGCCCGCTGGCCGACGAGTTGCTGTTCGGCAAGCTGGTCAACGGCGGCCGCGTCACCATCGACGTGCGCGACGGCGAGCTGGTGGTGGAGACCCAGGCCGAGCCCGAGCGCCTGCTGCCGGCGACGGTGGACTGA
- the infA gene encoding translation initiation factor IF-1 — MSKDDSIEFEGTVSETLPNTTFRVKLENGHEIIAHISGRMRKNYIRILTGDRVKVEMTPYDLTKGRITYRMK; from the coding sequence ATGTCGAAAGACGACTCCATCGAATTCGAAGGCACCGTCAGCGAGACGTTGCCCAATACCACGTTCCGGGTCAAGCTGGAAAACGGGCACGAAATCATCGCCCACATCTCCGGCCGCATGCGCAAGAACTACATCCGCATCCTGACCGGCGACCGGGTGAAGGTCGAAATGACCCCGTACGACCTGACCAAGGGTCGCATCACCTACCGCATGAAGTAA
- the aat gene encoding leucyl/phenylalanyl-tRNA--protein transferase, with product MRRLPALLAADPAAPFPPPSSALREPDGLLAVGGDLSPTRLLAAYAQGIFPWYSDGEPILWWSPDPRTVFRSDGVRLSSRFRRSLRRSPWTVRADTAFAQVIDACAQLPRRGQDGTWITAPMRAAYLALHQAGHAHSVEVFDGSDLVGGIYGVARGHMFFGESMFSARSGGSKVALAALARRLHGWGWPLIDAQVENDHLLRLGAERWPRARFLEAIAPLVATPAETGPWTSRFGALAALELAQG from the coding sequence ATGCGTCGTCTTCCTGCCCTGCTCGCGGCCGATCCCGCCGCGCCGTTCCCTCCGCCGTCCAGCGCCCTGCGCGAGCCTGACGGCCTGCTCGCGGTCGGCGGCGACCTGTCGCCGACCCGGCTGCTCGCGGCCTATGCGCAGGGCATCTTCCCCTGGTATTCCGATGGCGAGCCGATCCTGTGGTGGAGCCCGGACCCGCGCACCGTGTTCCGCAGCGACGGGGTGCGCCTGTCCTCGCGCTTCCGCCGCAGCCTGCGACGCTCGCCGTGGACGGTGCGCGCCGATACCGCCTTCGCCCAGGTCATCGACGCCTGCGCGCAACTCCCGCGCCGCGGCCAGGACGGCACCTGGATCACCGCACCGATGCGCGCGGCCTACCTGGCCCTGCACCAGGCCGGCCACGCGCATTCGGTGGAGGTCTTCGACGGCAGCGACCTGGTCGGCGGCATCTACGGGGTGGCGCGCGGGCACATGTTCTTCGGCGAGAGCATGTTCAGCGCCCGCAGCGGCGGCTCCAAGGTGGCGCTGGCGGCGCTGGCGCGGCGCCTGCACGGCTGGGGCTGGCCGCTGATCGACGCGCAGGTGGAGAACGACCACCTGCTGCGCCTGGGCGCCGAGCGCTGGCCGCGTGCACGCTTCCTGGAGGCCATCGCCCCGTTGGTGGCGACGCCTGCCGAGACCGGGCCGTGGACGTCGCGATTCGGGGCGCTGGCGGCGCTGGAACTGGCCCAGGGCTGA
- a CDS encoding GNAT family N-acetyltransferase, with translation MSRIRWLRRLDTVAAADWDALHDGRNPFVAHAFLAGLEQHGCLRPDWGWSPLHLSVWDGETLVAAAPGYLKSNSHGEFVFDHAWAHAYARYGQDYFPKWLCAVPYSPVTGPRLLARDLAAWQELLAAMQALAESTGLSSAHVNFHRAEEDAAFGADWLERNDVQYQWHNEAGWAEFDDYLGAMDHKHRKNIRQERAKVQRAGIDFRVLHGDEASAADLEAMYGFYLRTFDDYGNSPALTLDFFAHLARTMPRNLLIFLAMHKGVPVAGAFCLRGGDTLYGRYWGGESLPGLHFETCYYQGIDYCLREGLTRFEPGAQGQHKIARGFLPRLVRSRHWIADPGFRVPLAEWCAQERAEVRQHAAALQRHSPFRHDA, from the coding sequence ATGAGCCGGATCCGCTGGCTGCGCCGGCTCGACACCGTCGCCGCCGCCGACTGGGACGCGCTGCACGACGGCCGCAATCCGTTCGTCGCCCACGCCTTCCTGGCCGGGCTGGAGCAGCATGGCTGCCTGCGCCCGGACTGGGGCTGGAGCCCGCTGCATCTCAGCGTCTGGGACGGGGAGACGCTGGTCGCGGCCGCGCCCGGGTACCTGAAAAGCAACTCGCACGGCGAATTCGTGTTCGACCACGCCTGGGCGCATGCCTACGCGCGCTACGGCCAGGACTACTTCCCCAAGTGGCTTTGCGCGGTGCCCTACTCGCCGGTGACCGGGCCGCGGCTGCTGGCGCGCGACCTGGCCGCCTGGCAGGAGTTGTTGGCGGCCATGCAGGCGCTCGCCGAAAGCACCGGCCTGTCCTCGGCCCACGTCAACTTCCACCGCGCCGAGGAAGACGCCGCGTTCGGCGCCGACTGGCTGGAGCGCAACGACGTGCAGTACCAGTGGCACAACGAGGCCGGCTGGGCCGAGTTCGACGACTACCTGGGCGCGATGGACCACAAGCACCGCAAGAACATCCGCCAGGAGCGGGCCAAGGTGCAGCGTGCCGGCATCGACTTCCGCGTACTGCACGGCGACGAGGCCAGCGCTGCCGACCTGGAGGCGATGTACGGGTTCTACCTGCGCACCTTCGACGACTACGGCAATTCGCCAGCGCTGACCCTGGACTTCTTCGCGCATCTTGCGCGAACAATGCCGCGCAACCTGCTGATCTTCCTGGCCATGCACAAGGGTGTGCCGGTAGCCGGCGCATTCTGCCTGCGCGGCGGCGACACGCTGTACGGCCGCTACTGGGGCGGCGAGTCCCTGCCCGGCCTGCACTTCGAGACCTGCTACTACCAGGGCATCGACTATTGCCTGCGCGAGGGCCTGACCCGCTTCGAGCCGGGCGCGCAGGGCCAGCACAAGATCGCTCGCGGCTTCCTGCCGCGGCTGGTGCGCAGCCGCCACTGGATCGCCGACCCCGGCTTCCGCGTGCCGCTGGCCGAGTGGTGCGCGCAGGAGCGCGCCGAAGTCCGCCAGCACGCGGCGGCGCTGCAGCGCCATTCGCCGTTCCGCCACGACGCCTGA
- the trxB gene encoding thioredoxin-disulfide reductase, with translation MSPSAANSAKHSRLLILGSGPAGWTAAVYAARANLKPVVITGLQQGGQLMTTTEVDNWPGDPHGLMGPDLMARMQAHAERFETEVIFDHIHTADLSQRPFRLSGDSGDYTCDALIIATGATAKYLGIPSEEAFKGRGVSACATCDGFFYKDQDVVVVGGGNTAVEEALYLSNIARKVYLVHRRDTLRAEKIMQDKLFAKVAAGKIETVWHHQVDEVLGNEAGVTGVRVKSVQDGSTRDLEAHGFFVAIGHHPNTQLFDGQLAMHNGYLEIRSGLGGAATETSVPGVFAAGDVADQHYRQAITSAGFGCMAALDAERYLDKGA, from the coding sequence ATGAGCCCCTCTGCCGCCAATTCCGCCAAGCATTCCCGCCTGCTGATCCTGGGCTCCGGCCCGGCCGGCTGGACCGCCGCGGTCTACGCCGCGCGCGCCAATCTCAAGCCCGTGGTGATCACCGGCCTGCAGCAGGGCGGCCAGCTGATGACCACCACCGAGGTCGACAACTGGCCCGGCGACCCCCACGGCCTGATGGGCCCGGACCTGATGGCGCGCATGCAGGCGCATGCCGAGCGCTTCGAGACCGAGGTGATCTTCGACCACATCCACACCGCCGACCTGTCGCAGCGCCCGTTCCGGCTCAGCGGCGACAGCGGCGACTACACCTGCGACGCGCTGATCATCGCCACCGGCGCCACCGCCAAGTACCTGGGCATTCCCTCGGAAGAGGCGTTCAAGGGCCGCGGCGTGTCCGCCTGCGCCACCTGCGACGGCTTCTTCTACAAGGACCAGGACGTGGTCGTGGTCGGCGGCGGCAACACCGCCGTGGAAGAGGCGCTGTACCTGTCCAACATCGCCCGCAAGGTCTACCTGGTGCATCGCCGCGACACCCTGCGCGCGGAGAAGATCATGCAGGACAAGCTGTTCGCCAAGGTGGCCGCCGGCAAGATCGAGACCGTCTGGCACCACCAGGTGGACGAGGTGCTGGGCAACGAGGCCGGCGTCACCGGCGTGCGGGTCAAGTCGGTGCAGGACGGCAGCACCCGCGACCTGGAGGCGCACGGCTTCTTCGTCGCCATCGGCCATCACCCGAACACCCAGCTGTTCGACGGCCAGTTGGCGATGCACAACGGCTACCTGGAGATCCGCTCCGGCCTGGGCGGCGCCGCCACCGAGACCTCGGTGCCGGGCGTGTTCGCCGCCGGCGACGTCGCCGACCAGCACTACCGCCAGGCGATCACCTCGGCCGGCTTCGGCTGCATGGCTGCGCTGGACGCCGAGCGCTACCTGGACAAGGGTGCCTGA
- a CDS encoding DNA translocase FtsK, which yields MAKQVPERGKSQGANAAARKQGAAPNPRRQKLWRDLALIAIAPLLLYLLASLATYSATDPGWSHTGSVVAPVHNMGGKFGAWIADVLLQLFGYVAFLLPVVIGAISWIALFGMDQDGDGEADLGPALRLVGIVGFLIAATGLLHLRLFAGDVAGAGGILGKLVGNSLGAGFGALGANLFVLVLLLVSVTLATGLSWFAVMERIGKAVMTLPALARRGTQQANEWQQTRAMREEREEVRKVDAVQRAKREPVKIEPPPAPVVEKSERAKREQQIPLFHGTGSDPSGVPPLALLDDPKPQAKGYSEETLETLSRQIEFKLKDFRIEAQVVGAYPGPVITRFEIEPAPGIKVSQISSLDKDIARGLSVKSVRVVDVIPGKSVIGLEIPNVSREMIYLSELLRSKEYDKSASPLTLALGKDIAGRPTVADLARMPHLLVAGTTGSGKSVAVNAMVLSLLYKASAKDLRMLMIDPKMLELSVYQGIPHLLAPVVTDMKEAANGLRWCVAEMERRYKLMSAVGVRNLAGFNKKVKDAQDAGQPLMDPLFKPNPDLAEAPRPLDTLPFIVIFIDEFADMMMIVGKKVEELIARLAQKARAAGIHLILATQRPSVDVITGLIKANIPTRIAFQVSSKIDSRTILDQSGAETLLGHGDMLYLPPGTAMPDRVHGAFVSDEEVHRVVEHLKASGPADYIEGVLDEVQTMGDGTVIGATGLPEAGGGGGDESDPLYDEALRIVTETRRASISGVQRRLKIGYNRAARLIEAMEAAGVVSPPEHNGDRSVLAPPPPK from the coding sequence GTGGCGAAGCAGGTTCCGGAACGCGGCAAATCCCAGGGCGCCAATGCGGCGGCACGCAAGCAGGGCGCCGCGCCCAACCCACGCCGGCAGAAGCTGTGGCGCGATCTGGCGCTGATCGCGATCGCACCGCTGCTGCTGTACCTGCTGGCCAGCCTGGCGACCTATTCGGCTACCGATCCGGGCTGGTCGCATACCGGCAGCGTGGTCGCGCCGGTGCACAACATGGGCGGCAAGTTCGGCGCCTGGATCGCCGACGTGCTGCTGCAACTGTTCGGCTACGTGGCCTTCCTGCTGCCGGTGGTGATCGGCGCGATCTCCTGGATCGCGCTGTTCGGCATGGACCAGGACGGCGACGGCGAGGCCGACCTCGGCCCGGCGCTGCGCCTGGTCGGCATCGTCGGCTTCCTGATCGCCGCCACCGGGCTGCTGCACCTGCGCCTGTTCGCCGGCGACGTGGCCGGCGCCGGCGGCATCCTCGGCAAGCTGGTCGGCAATTCGCTGGGCGCCGGCTTCGGCGCGCTCGGTGCCAACCTGTTCGTGCTGGTGCTGCTGCTGGTGTCGGTGACCCTGGCCACCGGGCTGTCCTGGTTCGCGGTGATGGAGCGCATCGGCAAGGCGGTGATGACCCTGCCGGCGCTGGCCCGACGCGGCACCCAGCAGGCCAACGAATGGCAGCAGACCCGCGCCATGCGCGAGGAACGCGAGGAAGTGCGCAAGGTCGACGCGGTGCAGCGCGCCAAGCGCGAGCCGGTCAAGATCGAGCCGCCGCCGGCGCCGGTGGTGGAGAAGAGCGAGCGCGCCAAGCGCGAGCAGCAGATCCCGCTGTTCCACGGTACCGGCAGCGACCCCTCCGGGGTGCCGCCGCTGGCGCTGCTGGACGACCCCAAGCCGCAGGCCAAGGGCTATTCCGAGGAGACCCTGGAAACCCTGTCGCGGCAGATCGAGTTCAAGCTCAAGGACTTCCGCATCGAGGCGCAGGTGGTCGGCGCCTATCCCGGTCCGGTCATCACCCGCTTCGAGATCGAGCCGGCGCCGGGCATCAAGGTCAGCCAGATCAGCTCGCTGGACAAGGACATCGCCCGCGGCCTGTCGGTGAAGTCGGTGCGCGTGGTCGACGTGATCCCGGGCAAGTCGGTGATCGGCCTGGAAATCCCCAACGTCAGCCGCGAGATGATCTATCTCAGCGAACTGCTGCGCTCCAAGGAATACGACAAGTCGGCCAGCCCGCTGACCCTGGCCCTGGGCAAGGACATCGCCGGGCGTCCGACCGTGGCCGACCTGGCGCGCATGCCGCATTTGCTGGTCGCCGGTACCACCGGCTCGGGCAAGTCGGTGGCGGTCAACGCGATGGTGCTGAGCCTGCTGTACAAGGCCTCGGCCAAGGACCTGCGGATGCTGATGATCGACCCGAAGATGCTCGAACTGAGCGTCTACCAGGGCATCCCGCATCTGCTGGCGCCGGTGGTCACCGACATGAAGGAGGCCGCCAACGGCCTGCGCTGGTGCGTGGCGGAAATGGAGCGCCGCTACAAGCTGATGAGCGCGGTCGGCGTGCGCAACCTGGCCGGCTTCAACAAGAAGGTCAAGGACGCGCAGGACGCCGGGCAGCCGCTGATGGACCCGCTGTTCAAGCCCAACCCGGACCTGGCCGAGGCGCCGCGGCCGCTGGACACGCTGCCGTTCATCGTCATCTTCATCGACGAATTCGCCGACATGATGATGATCGTCGGCAAGAAGGTCGAAGAACTGATCGCGCGCCTGGCGCAGAAGGCCCGCGCGGCCGGCATCCACCTGATCCTGGCCACCCAGCGTCCGTCGGTGGACGTGATCACCGGCCTGATCAAGGCCAACATCCCGACCCGCATCGCCTTCCAGGTCAGTTCCAAGATCGACTCGCGCACCATCCTCGACCAGTCCGGCGCCGAGACCCTGCTGGGCCATGGCGACATGCTGTACCTGCCGCCGGGCACGGCGATGCCGGACCGCGTGCACGGCGCCTTCGTCAGCGACGAGGAAGTGCACCGCGTGGTGGAGCACCTGAAGGCCAGCGGCCCGGCCGACTACATCGAGGGCGTGCTCGACGAGGTGCAGACCATGGGCGACGGCACCGTGATCGGCGCCACCGGCCTGCCCGAAGCCGGCGGCGGTGGCGGCGACGAATCCGACCCGCTGTACGACGAGGCCCTGCGCATCGTCACCGAGACCCGCCGCGCCTCGATTTCCGGCGTACAGCGGCGGTTGAAGATCGGCTACAACCGCGCCGCGCGGCTGATCGAGGCGATGGAAGCCGCCGGGGTGGTCAGCCCGCCCGAACACAACGGCGACCGCAGCGTGCTGGCGCCGCCGCCACCGAAGTGA
- a CDS encoding DUF3857 domain-containing protein, translating to MRAVRWLLGSALLALAGLAAAQPAPTAERDTDQPAAAAPVVSNNYSYVRYRADYEVREDATSVETDEVELLLKTKAGVDQFSQVRLSYSEKLETLEVLAAYTLTPDGLRHDVPADKIYTQESYSSAAAAMYADRKVKVVVFPNLMPGARLVYRVRRTQNVPYFPGYFSLWETFSVFSQYDDATVTLVAPRRLQMMHLYTRGVQGSDTPRIDGEQARWEWHYSRREPMKSQNWSAATWEFSPTIMASSFRRWAQMAQAYQHSSAAAAQVTPKVRARAEQITAGISDRRAQAAALYEWVARNIRYVAVYLGNGGLQPNSADSILDNHYGDCKDHTVVLEALLAAKGIASTPVLIGAQGGPTLPEVPVLGRFNHAITYLPEFKLYVDSTSPYARFGQLPAGDLGAPVLHTADGTLARTPPDDAKRNRYLVETDYRFAADGSLSGITRLDSGDVGEVGLRTMFVQLNAQNRTRIEESILAASGFDGSGELLLQGAPQDLRRPFGYAYRFHAHDYVDFGVVGGMSLPLMPGADSVRGVYSTASAERNLTPFYCNDNARSETYRLTFPDSVPIIAIPADTHFRNAAGEYAATWVRDGQTVTATHTLHRRAIHGPAALCQPQDYAAFRELYQQVRRGFRGQILYGDLRRMQTGP from the coding sequence CTGCGCGCGGTGCGATGGTTGCTCGGCTCGGCGCTGCTGGCGCTGGCCGGCCTCGCCGCGGCGCAACCGGCGCCGACCGCGGAGCGCGACACCGACCAGCCGGCCGCGGCTGCACCGGTGGTCAGCAACAACTACAGCTACGTGCGCTACCGCGCCGACTACGAGGTGCGCGAGGACGCCACCAGCGTGGAGACCGACGAGGTCGAGCTGCTGCTCAAGACCAAGGCCGGCGTCGACCAGTTCAGCCAGGTGCGCCTGAGCTACAGCGAGAAGCTGGAGACGCTGGAGGTGCTGGCCGCCTACACGCTGACCCCGGACGGGCTGCGCCACGACGTGCCGGCCGACAAGATCTACACCCAGGAAAGCTATTCCAGCGCGGCAGCGGCGATGTACGCCGACCGCAAGGTCAAGGTGGTGGTGTTTCCCAACCTGATGCCCGGCGCGCGCCTGGTGTACCGGGTGCGGCGCACCCAGAACGTGCCGTACTTCCCCGGCTACTTCAGCCTGTGGGAGACCTTCAGCGTGTTCTCCCAGTACGACGACGCCACGGTGACCCTGGTGGCGCCGCGGCGCCTGCAGATGATGCACCTGTACACGCGCGGCGTGCAGGGCAGCGACACGCCGCGGATCGACGGCGAGCAGGCGCGCTGGGAGTGGCACTACAGCCGCCGCGAGCCGATGAAGAGCCAGAACTGGTCGGCGGCGACCTGGGAGTTCAGCCCGACCATCATGGCCAGCAGCTTCCGCCGCTGGGCGCAGATGGCCCAGGCCTACCAGCACAGCAGCGCCGCCGCCGCGCAGGTCACGCCCAAGGTGCGCGCCCGCGCCGAGCAGATCACCGCCGGCATCAGCGATCGCCGCGCACAGGCCGCGGCGCTGTACGAATGGGTGGCGCGCAACATCCGCTACGTGGCGGTGTACCTGGGCAACGGCGGGCTGCAGCCGAACAGCGCCGACAGCATCCTCGACAACCACTACGGCGACTGCAAGGACCACACCGTGGTGCTGGAAGCGCTGCTGGCGGCCAAGGGCATCGCCAGCACGCCGGTGCTGATCGGCGCGCAGGGCGGGCCGACCCTGCCCGAGGTGCCGGTGCTGGGCCGGTTCAACCACGCCATCACCTATCTGCCCGAGTTCAAGCTGTACGTGGACTCCACCAGCCCGTACGCGCGCTTCGGCCAGTTGCCGGCCGGCGACCTCGGCGCGCCGGTGCTGCACACCGCCGACGGCACCCTGGCGCGCACGCCGCCGGACGATGCCAAGCGCAACCGCTACCTGGTCGAGACCGACTATCGCTTCGCCGCCGACGGCAGCCTGAGCGGCATCACCCGACTGGACAGCGGCGATGTCGGTGAGGTCGGCCTGCGCACGATGTTCGTGCAGCTCAACGCGCAGAACCGCACCCGCATCGAGGAATCGATCCTTGCCGCCTCCGGCTTCGACGGCAGCGGCGAGTTGCTGCTGCAGGGCGCGCCGCAGGACCTGCGCCGGCCGTTCGGCTACGCCTACCGCTTCCACGCGCACGACTACGTGGACTTCGGCGTGGTCGGCGGCATGAGCCTGCCGCTGATGCCCGGCGCCGACTCGGTGCGCGGGGTCTACAGCACCGCCTCGGCCGAGCGCAATCTGACCCCGTTCTACTGCAACGACAACGCGCGCAGCGAGACCTATCGGCTGACCTTCCCGGACAGCGTGCCGATCATCGCGATCCCGGCCGACACCCATTTCCGCAACGCCGCCGGCGAATACGCCGCGACCTGGGTGCGCGACGGACAGACCGTGACCGCCACGCACACGCTGCACCGGCGCGCGATCCACGGCCCGGCGGCGCTGTGCCAGCCGCAGGACTACGCCGCCTTCCGCGAGCTGTACCAGCAGGTGCGGCGCGGCTTCCGCGGGCAGATCCTGTACGGCGACCTGCGCCGGATGCAGACCGGGCCGTAG
- the lolA gene encoding outer membrane lipoprotein chaperone LolA, translating to MLRTLRYTVLATALLAGSAFAGAREDLTAFTRGLKGLDGQFAQKVYDGKGTLKESSSGRVALSAPRLFRWEYRKPYTQLIVADGSKVWVYDPDLKQATVRAQGSEEQNSPLTALIDPGKLDRQYDVSEEAVARDGLQWLTMTPKVDTEASFQMAKLGFDRNGLARMEVVDPVGQRTEISFSDWKRNPAFATGTFRYVPDKDVDVVGDR from the coding sequence ATGCTTCGCACACTCCGCTACACCGTCCTCGCCACCGCGCTGCTGGCCGGCTCCGCCTTCGCCGGCGCCCGTGAGGACCTCACTGCCTTCACCCGCGGGCTGAAGGGCCTGGACGGCCAGTTCGCGCAGAAGGTCTACGACGGCAAGGGCACGCTGAAGGAAAGCTCCAGCGGCCGCGTCGCCCTGTCGGCGCCGCGCCTGTTCCGCTGGGAGTACCGCAAGCCCTATACCCAGCTGATCGTCGCCGACGGCAGCAAGGTCTGGGTGTACGACCCGGACCTGAAGCAGGCCACGGTGCGCGCGCAGGGCAGCGAGGAACAGAACAGCCCGCTGACCGCGCTGATCGACCCGGGCAAGCTCGACCGCCAGTACGACGTCAGCGAGGAGGCGGTGGCCCGCGACGGGCTGCAGTGGCTGACCATGACGCCGAAGGTGGACACCGAGGCCAGCTTCCAGATGGCCAAGCTCGGCTTCGACCGCAACGGCCTGGCACGCATGGAAGTGGTGGATCCGGTCGGCCAGCGCACCGAGATCAGCTTCAGCGACTGGAAGCGCAATCCGGCCTTCGCCACCGGCACCTTCCGCTACGTCCCGGATAAGGACGTGGACGTGGTCGGCGACCGCTGA